Part of the Halogeometricum sp. S3BR5-2 genome, TCCCGCCCGGCACCGGAGACACGCAACTGACCGTCCTCCAGACGCTCCCCCTCACGGGCGCGGTCATCGTGACGACGCCGCAGGACGTGGCCATCGACGACGCCCGGAAGGGCCTCCAGATGTTCGGCAAGCACGACACGAACGTGCTCGGCATCGTCGAGAACATGTCGTCGTTCCGGTGTCCCGACTGCGGGTCCTCCCACGACATCTTCGGGACGGGCGGCGGCGAGGCGTTCGCCGCGGAGAACGACCTGCCGTTCCTCGGCGGGATTCCGCTCGACCCCGCCGTACGGACGGGCGGCGACGGCGGCCGGCCGGTCGTCTTAGAGGAGGACAGCGAGACGGCCGACGCCTTCCGCCGACTGACAGAGAACGTCGCGGACATGGCGGGCGTCGTCCGGCGGCGAGAGGCCTCGGGGCGATGAGCGAGGGGGGAACGACCGACCGACCGGCGTCCGAAGTGCGGACCGACGGCGGCGCGCCCGAGGAGTCGGACGCCGACGACCCCGACTGGGAGATGGCCCCCGACTCCGAGGCCGAGTTCGAACCGGACGCCGACCGCCGGGAACTGCTTCGCGAGGTGGCCGAGGAGGTGTACGGCGACTCCTCGGAGAGCCGACAGCTCTCGGCCGTCCTCTACCGCGTGAGCGACCTGTACGACCCCGACGAGGACACCTCCCCCGAGGAGATATATCTGAACGTCCGGCACATCATGGACATCAAGGAGCAGGGCGGCCTGCGAACCGAGTAATCGCTTCACTTCCGCTTTCGGCGTGACGGCCGTTTCTCACACTTCGGCCTCGAACCCGCCGCACGTCGCGTCTGTCCCGACGTTCACTTTCACCGTGCACTCCACTCGTCGGCCGTCGTCTCTCGTCGGCCGTTCGCGAACCCGGCGCGACGGACGGCGTCGACGGACCGAGAGCGACCACTTTTCACCGTCGCGGCCGAGGGGCGAACGTGGACGCCGAACAACACACCCTCGAGAACCCGTTCAACATGGACCCCGACTGCGAGAACTGTCCGGGCCTCTGCGACGTCCGCGAGAACGTCGCGCACGGGTACGGGGACGTGGGCGGGGAGTTCCTGTTCATCGGGGAGCGACCCAGCGAGGGCGCCGACCGGAACGGGATTCCGTTCACCGGCGAGTCGGACGAGCGACTCCAGCGCATCCTCGGCGACCTCGGCTTCTCGCGGTCGCCGCCGGACAGCGACCGGCCGGACCTCCAGAACGCCTTTCTCACCTACCTCACGCGCTGCCGGCACCCCGACCGGCGGCCGACCGACGAGGAGGTGCTCACCTGCGAACCCTATCTCAACGCCGAGGTGCGGATGATAAACCCCGAGATAATCGTCCCCGTCGGTCAGCGGCCCCTAGAGGAGTTGGCCATCGACTACACGACGCGCGCGCCGGACAGTTTCGACGTCGAAGCCGAGCACGCGACGACGATTCGCGGGCGCGGCTTCGAACTCGTCCCGATGCTGTCGCTGGACGAACAGACCGACGAGGACACCGAGGCGTTCGTCGACCACGTCCTCGAATCGGTGTTCTCGCGGGACTATCGGCAGACGAAGGGGCGGCGGAGTCGCTGAGGCGGGCGGCGAGCGACGGTTCGGTTTCGAAGCTCAGGTCCGCCAGTACGGCGTCGCCGTCTTCCTCGCTCGCCGCGCGCCGTACAGCACCGCTCCGGCGACGGCGACGAGGAGCGACGCGCCGACGAGGAGCGACCACGCCTCCGCGGCGAACAGCCAGTACAGGCCGGCGGCGACGCCGAGGAGGACCACGAGGGCGGCGCCGAGAGACGAGAGCGCGCGCGTGAGTCCCGAGGCGGCCGGTCCGTCCGTCGGCGGTCCGTCTCTCGGTCGGACGTTGTCGGTCCGATGGTTCGGGGGCACACCCTCCCTTGGGTCGGGGGACACTTGAACCGAAACGGCGAGTTGAAGGGTCGCCCTCTCCGAGGGTGGGACATGACCGTCGTCGTTCTCCTGGCCGACCCGCCGCGCCCCGGACTCGCGCTCTCCGAACTCGCCGCGACGAGTCCGCTGTCGGAGGCGGAGGCCGCGGACCTGCACGCCGCGATGCTGAAGGACGCGATGGTCGCCGTCTCGCGTTCCGGCGGCGACCTACTCGTGAACTACCCCGCCGAGGAGCACCTCCCGGAAGCCCACCGGAAAGAGGAGGGAACGGCGGAGGCCGAGATGCGCGCCCTCGCCGTCGACGCCCTGGAGGACCCCGACGAAGTCCGCTTCGAGGTGCAGGTCGGGTCGTCGTTCGACGCGCGCGCGGGGAACACGATACAGCACCTCCTCCGCGACGAGGACGTCGCCTCGGCGGCCCTCCTCCGCGGCGACGCCCCGTTCTTCACCCGCGCGAAGTTGGACACCGTGTCGACGAAACTCCGGACGAGCGACGTCGTCATCGGTCCGTCCAGCGGCGGGCGGTGCTACGTCGCCGGCTTCTGCGAATCCGTCGACTTCGCGGGGGCCTTCGAGGCGCCGGAACTGCAGACCGTCACCGACCGAGCGACGGACGCCGGACACGGCGTGGCGTTCGCGGAGTTCCAACCGACCGTCCGGACGGGCGCGGACCTGCTGACGCTCGTGCCGATGATTCGGGCGCGCTGGCGGGCGAGCAGTATCGTCCCCGGTCACACGGCCGAGTTCGTCGTCGAGGAGGGCCTCCGGGTCGTCGACGACGGGGGCGACCCGACGCTGGTCCGCGAGGACTGACCGACAGGCCTTAGAACGACCCCCGAGAAGCACGGTCCGTTGGTGGGATGGCAGAGTGGACTATTGCGCCGGTCTTGAAAACCGGTGGCCTTCGGCCTCCTGGGTTCAAATCCCAGTCCCACCGCATTCTGACGCGAGCACATCAGCGAGCACCGCGTAGCGTGTGCTCGCTCTCCCCGTGAGCGTCGAATCGAATACGCTGGCGATTTGAATCAGGGAGCGACGTGAACGGAGTGAACGAGCGACCGTGGTTCAAATCCCAGTCCCACCGCGTTTTGCGAGCGAAACCACACGCCGCAGTCTCGTCTGCGGCGTCCGCGTGAACGAGCAAACCGGAGACGGCTGGGATTTGAGCAGCGAGCAACGCGAAGCGTTGTGAGTGAGTTCAAATCCCAGTCCCACCGCATTCTGACGCGAGCACATCAGCGAGCACCGCGTAGCGTGTGCTCGCACTCTCCGACGTCACTCCACCGACAGGCGAGTCGCGACGTAGCGCAGACAGGAGTAGACGGCGAGGCCGCCGACGCCGGCGACGAGAACGGCTTCGCCGACGGCGAATCCGGCGCCGGTCAGCGCCCATCCCGCGAGCAGTCCGCAGGCGAGCGCCGCGGCGGCGAGCAGCAGGGGGGTTGACGCGCCGCCGGAATCGCGGCCGGAGTCGGGACCGGACGCGTCGCCGCGGTCGGACGAGGAAGGCGTCACGGGCCGACGTCGGGTCTCCGACGACAAATCCCTGCCGTCGGCGTCCCCGAGATGCGTAACGGCTATGGGTCGCCCTCCCAACGTCGAACCATGGACTGGCCACACGACCCCGACGGCGAGGAGGGAAGCGAGGGGATGCGGAAGTACGGGCAGGCGATCATCGCGAAGAAGATAGACGAGGAGGAGGACTTCCCCCTCTCGCGCGACGAGTTCGTCGAGGCGCACGGCGACGAACCGATTCGAATCGACTACCAGACGGTCGTCCCC contains:
- a CDS encoding uracil-DNA glycosylase, with the protein product MDAEQHTLENPFNMDPDCENCPGLCDVRENVAHGYGDVGGEFLFIGERPSEGADRNGIPFTGESDERLQRILGDLGFSRSPPDSDRPDLQNAFLTYLTRCRHPDRRPTDEEVLTCEPYLNAEVRMINPEIIVPVGQRPLEELAIDYTTRAPDSFDVEAEHATTIRGRGFELVPMLSLDEQTDEDTEAFVDHVLESVFSRDYRQTKGRRSR
- a CDS encoding DUF2064 domain-containing protein, yielding MTVVVLLADPPRPGLALSELAATSPLSEAEAADLHAAMLKDAMVAVSRSGGDLLVNYPAEEHLPEAHRKEEGTAEAEMRALAVDALEDPDEVRFEVQVGSSFDARAGNTIQHLLRDEDVASAALLRGDAPFFTRAKLDTVSTKLRTSDVVIGPSSGGRCYVAGFCESVDFAGAFEAPELQTVTDRATDAGHGVAFAEFQPTVRTGADLLTLVPMIRARWRASSIVPGHTAEFVVEEGLRVVDDGGDPTLVRED
- a CDS encoding DUF5785 family protein, producing the protein MDWPHDPDGEEGSEGMRKYGQAIIAKKIDEEEDFPLSRDEFVEAHGDEPIRIDYQTVVPLRDIFENVEQEEFDAFVPFHKAVGRAMRESGYWFYEGADQFVSGKKSA